The Bradyrhizobium oligotrophicum S58 genome contains the following window.
GCAGAAAGGCAAAGACGAAGGTGGCGTATTCGAACGGTGCAACGACGCTCGCCGGCGCCATATGGTAGGCCTTGGTGAGCAGAATCTGGGCAGCGCCGCCCAGAACACCAATAGCGACGAGGATCGGCAAGTCGGTCGTGCTCGGCCAGACCGCAGAGAACGGCAGCGTCGCAGCGCTCACCAGCGTGCCCGACAGGGAAAAGTAGAACACAATGGCCATGCTCGTCTCGGTGTCCCGCATCTTGCGGATGGAGATCAATGCGAGGGCCGTAGCCACCGCACCGGCCAGCGCGAACAAGACTCCCGAGGAGAGCCCTCTTCCATCGGGATGGGCCATCAGCAGCACGCCGCCAAATCCGAAAACGACGGCAACAAGACGATGAAGGCGAATGCTCTCCCCGAGCAAGGGAATGGCAAACAGCGTAATGAACAATGGTGCTGCGTAGCCGAGCGCCGTCGCGGTCGCGAGCGGCAGCATCCCGACCGCGGTGAAGCTGAAAAAGAGAGAGCAAAGACCGGCGACGGAGCGGCGGAGATGAGCCCCCGGCCGCTCGGTGCGAAGCAGGCGATACCCCCCGAGACGCCGGACAAGCCAGAGAATCGGCAGCAGAGCGAAGAAACTCCGAACGAACACGATCTGTCCAACGGGGTACTCGCCGCCCAACTTCTTGATCAAGGCGAACATGACGGCGAGCACCGCTGCCGAGAGCACCTTATAGCCGATCGCCGGCAGGTGAGACGAAGCCGAGCTGTCTGGCACGTCCTGCCGGCTGCTGATGATCGTCATGGAAGCCTCCTCGTCGAGAAGCGGCCCAGATCTAGGCGATACGGCGAAGCTCATCGCCCCATGGCGCAAGCCGTGCGCTGAATGTCTCGATCACCTGCCCCTTGGAGGCCGCGTCCAGTCCCAGCCTGCGCAGATTTCGGCCTGTCTCCAGATAATCCGTCTCGTTGACGATGGAGGCGAGATCGATGATCGACTTGATCGCGGTGGAATGGAGACCCACTTTGACGCCGAGCTCGAACCAGGGAACCAGAACGTATGGAACGTCCTGAACAATAAACCTGTCGCGCAGGTGCTGAGGGGCCATCTTCGTGGTGTTGTGTTCGACCGTCTGTTTCGCGAACTCGCCGAAGCTGGCAAAGCTTCTGTCGTAGTAGCTGTTCATGATCGCCACGACAGACTGCGGCCTGAAGCCAAATTCCCTGGCGATCGCCATTCGCTCCCTGTCGACCTGGTCGATGACGCGGGCGACCGACGCCGACATGCCTTCACGATAGAAATAGAAGTCGCCCTTTCGCGTCTCGATCCATCCGGCGTTCATCAGCGCCGGCGTCGGATGGATCACCCCGGTAATGCAAGACATTCCGATCTCGAGAACATTGCTGCGCCACTCCAGCGGCATCGAGAAGATTGCGCCGATCTCGTCGCGCAACGCTTCACCGACGTCCACCGGCATCGCCGCGATCGGCATGATGCTCTTGACGCCCATCACCATCACCTTGCCATCCTGCATTCTCGAGGCGTATGGCGCCGTGGCGGTTTCGAGGATGTACCGCGCATTGATTTGTCTGCGCGCCATCAGAGCAAAGAAGTTGCCCGTGATCGAAATGACGACATGCTTGCTGAGGTCGAACTTTGCAAGTTCGCTCAGGACGGCCTCGTGGCCATATGACGGGACAGTGATGACGATGAACCGGGAGAACCGGACAACGTCGGCCATGTCCGAGCTGACATCCGGATGGAAGCGACCTTCGATCTTGAGGCCTGCTTCAAGATACCCGTTGCGTTCGATCGTCTCCGCGTGCCGGCGATGCTCGGGATGCGCGTACAACAATACATTCGCTCCTCGACTGGCAAGATCGGCCGCGAACGCACACCCGCAATTCCCGGCACCAATGATCGAAACCGACGTCTGCATGTCGCTGCTCCATTACACAACCTAACGTAGATCGCAGTATTCTTGGAGCCGCGCGATCTGGTCAACATAATAATCCAGTAAACATACAGACGCATCTCGCTAACATAGGCTGCTTGACTACTAATAATGAGTTGTTGAGAAATGCAAAAGTGCGCGACTTGACGTGCTTGCGCAGTCAACAGATCGACCTGATCTTGAGCACTGCTATTTCGCGCGCCGGATTAGCCACCGCCACCTGGCCAAGGGCAGCCGCCAGGATCATGCTTCGTCTTAAGCGAGCCCTGGGCGCGCCGAATTCATGCAGAGCGGTTCACAGTCAGCAGGGATTTCGTCTCGGCGTAGCTCCGAGCTCACCGCGTATGCGCCAGCTGTTGTCGGCTCTCGCTCGCCTCGACCATCCCTGGAGCAAGACTGAGATGATCTGACCTACCGAAGCTCCACCAGGTCGCCGCCATGGCACCGTACTGGGCGAGCACTGCTGCGCGAGAGTTACCAGGGGCCGATTGAAGAATAAGATCGCCCCGATAGCCAGCGCGTTTCAGCTGATTCAGCGCGTCGGCGAGGCTGGTCCGCTGACGGGAAGGCGAAGCGCGGTCTACGTCCAAATTCCAGTCCTTGAGGCGGACGTTCACGATCCGGTTGCCGCAAGCGGCGAGGTCCTGATGCGCATCAGCGCGGATCGACGGTCGACATCCAACTGTGTAGGTGATGCCGAACCGGTCTGCCGGGTATGGCTCGATCAGCGAGACCAAGCACCGCGGATCGAGATCGGACTCAAGGGAGAGGACCACGCCGCAAGCCTCGAGGAGCGGCGCAAGCCGATCCAGTCCGGATCGAAGTGCCACCGCCTCGCGAGAGGAAAGCTGTTGCCAACCGTTCGTGAGTGGCATCACGAGAAGCTTGATTTCGATCTCGGCACACGCCTCGATCACAGCACCGAGCAGGTCGAGCCGCGCCCGATGCTCGCGGCCGGTGACCATGTAAAACGGGAATTGCATCATGAAATCGGCGGACAGCGAGGGAATGCAGATGCCGCATTCGCCGCTGAGCCGCCGCATCTGATCTCGTCCAGTGGTCGACATCACGGGATTCATCAGGATCGGCTCTTCACCGATCCGCCACTCGATCAGTTCGAATCCGACCTTTTGGGCGACCGAGAATTCCTCGCGCCAGCAATCCGTGAGAAAGCCCCGCCCTCTCTTGTCAGCCCGCTCCATGAGGTCGCCCTGCATAAATCCGATACGGCTGACCATCTGCGCCTCTCCGAAAATCATACCATGGAACCTTCGACTGGACGCGCCAAGCTTGATGACTTGCGACCGGGTGTGGCACGGAGAGCTGCGCCACAAAGATAGGGCGACCGACCACGCTCTGCCACTACCAACCCTGGTAGAGATCCGCGATCCGGAGCGCAGGCTTCCTATTCCGCAGCGGCGACCACCATTTACGGAAATGCATCACCATCCATTCACTGATCCGTGCCCGCCCTCAGGTTGCCGACGGTAGCCGTACACGTCCAGTCCCCTATCCGGCTTGGTAGCTGCCCCGCGCACCGGAAGCTGCTCTACTGCCTCTGACGCGCGGACGCATGATGGAGATGGGAATGATGCACAGAGCAGTCCTGGCTGACAGCGACGAGGTGGCCGAGGAGTCCTGCAGTGTCGCAAACTCAGCTAAAAATCAGGACAAAGGCTTTGCAGTCGCGACCGGCTGGACGACGGAGTCGGGCGTCGACCACCCCGCGGCGGGATGCGACCAGATATCTGCGCCTGCGTCTGCAGCCTCCGACGCAGGCAGGTCCATGTCTACGCCTACGAGACCGCGCATCCTAATGGTTGGCGACAGGGGATTCACGAGCCTCCTCAAATACATTCTCGAAAGCAACGGTTTCGACTGCATGCTGACCGACACCCTGACAGATGCGATCGCCTCCGCCACCGCCGTGCGGCCCGGCTTGATCGCCCTGGACGACGTATCCTGCGGGGATCGGGTAGCCTGCGCGCTCGAACAGCTGCACCGGGACCCCGCAACGCAATTTGTGCCGACGCTGATCATGGCAAGCGTATCGCCCCACCTCGAGGAGACCTGCGTCCATACGGATCGGACAAGCTATATATTGAAGCCGTTTCTTCCGGACATCTTCATCGACCGGCTGCATGGTATTCTGCGCGAATCGGCTTGTTCCAGTCTCAAAGTGCTTCGATTTGCCGACATCGTCATGGAGTCCGACGCGCATCGCGTCTCCCGAGGAGCGCGCTCCGTTCGCCTCTGCCCCGTCGAATATCGGATCTTGCAACACCTCCTCGAATGCCCCCGAAAGGTCTTTTCTCGGGAGCAGATTCTTTGCAGCATACGAGCACATACTCAGGAGAACGCGGTGCGCTCAATCGATGTTCACATCAGCCGTATTCGCAAGGCTCTTTGTGAACGTGGCGAGCCGAACTATATCCGCACGGTGCGAGGGTTGGGCTATTCGCTTGACTTTGCCCCGGACGGACCTGCCACCTACGTGCCACGACCCGATCTGGTCAACGACGCGCGAAAGCAACACCGATCGGATCGATAAGCCCCGGTCGGCACTGATCAATGAAGAGGCTCTCGCGCTGACCTCTCAGCCAAGCCCCCGCTCGATCGACTTCGATCCAAGGGATCG
Protein-coding sequences here:
- a CDS encoding DMT family transporter, whose product is MTIISSRQDVPDSSASSHLPAIGYKVLSAAVLAVMFALIKKLGGEYPVGQIVFVRSFFALLPILWLVRRLGGYRLLRTERPGAHLRRSVAGLCSLFFSFTAVGMLPLATATALGYAAPLFITLFAIPLLGESIRLHRLVAVVFGFGGVLLMAHPDGRGLSSGVLFALAGAVATALALISIRKMRDTETSMAIVFYFSLSGTLVSAATLPFSAVWPSTTDLPILVAIGVLGGAAQILLTKAYHMAPASVVAPFEYATFVFAFLLGLIVWREMPVPIELAGIAVVIASNLFIAMYEQLTGVSSKLRLPGKWHHTAAVRAKTD
- a CDS encoding NAD/NADP-dependent octopine/nopaline dehydrogenase family protein, which codes for MQTSVSIIGAGNCGCAFAADLASRGANVLLYAHPEHRRHAETIERNGYLEAGLKIEGRFHPDVSSDMADVVRFSRFIVITVPSYGHEAVLSELAKFDLSKHVVISITGNFFALMARRQINARYILETATAPYASRMQDGKVMVMGVKSIMPIAAMPVDVGEALRDEIGAIFSMPLEWRSNVLEIGMSCITGVIHPTPALMNAGWIETRKGDFYFYREGMSASVARVIDQVDRERMAIAREFGFRPQSVVAIMNSYYDRSFASFGEFAKQTVEHNTTKMAPQHLRDRFIVQDVPYVLVPWFELGVKVGLHSTAIKSIIDLASIVNETDYLETGRNLRRLGLDAASKGQVIETFSARLAPWGDELRRIA
- a CDS encoding sugar phosphate isomerase/epimerase family protein; protein product: MVSRIGFMQGDLMERADKRGRGFLTDCWREEFSVAQKVGFELIEWRIGEEPILMNPVMSTTGRDQMRRLSGECGICIPSLSADFMMQFPFYMVTGREHRARLDLLGAVIEACAEIEIKLLVMPLTNGWQQLSSREAVALRSGLDRLAPLLEACGVVLSLESDLDPRCLVSLIEPYPADRFGITYTVGCRPSIRADAHQDLAACGNRIVNVRLKDWNLDVDRASPSRQRTSLADALNQLKRAGYRGDLILQSAPGNSRAAVLAQYGAMAATWWSFGRSDHLSLAPGMVEASESRQQLAHTR
- a CDS encoding response regulator transcription factor, encoding MMHRAVLADSDEVAEESCSVANSAKNQDKGFAVATGWTTESGVDHPAAGCDQISAPASAASDAGRSMSTPTRPRILMVGDRGFTSLLKYILESNGFDCMLTDTLTDAIASATAVRPGLIALDDVSCGDRVACALEQLHRDPATQFVPTLIMASVSPHLEETCVHTDRTSYILKPFLPDIFIDRLHGILRESACSSLKVLRFADIVMESDAHRVSRGARSVRLCPVEYRILQHLLECPRKVFSREQILCSIRAHTQENAVRSIDVHISRIRKALCERGEPNYIRTVRGLGYSLDFAPDGPATYVPRPDLVNDARKQHRSDR